In a single window of the Olivibacter sp. SDN3 genome:
- a CDS encoding UbiD family decarboxylase, whose amino-acid sequence MGYKSLAECVQDLERHGHLIRIKEEIDPYLEMAAIHLRVYEKQGPAILFEHVKGSKFPAVSNLFGTLDRSRFMFRDTIDKMKMMVDLKMDPMRALKKPWKYAGVSLNALSALPMKVGKGKTPVFRHQTTISSLPQIVNWPMDGGPFITMPQVYTEDISRPGIMHANLGMYRIQLAGNEYIQDEEVGLHYQLHRGIGIHQTKANEQGRPLKVSIFIGGPPAHPLAAVMPLPEGLSEMIFAGALGNRRFRYFYDDEGFCVSADADFVITGTVYPHENKPEGPFGDHIGYYSLTHPFPLMKVHKVYHRRDAIWSFTVVGRPPQEDTSFGELIHEISGPAIPKEIHGLHAVHAVDAAGVHPLLFAIGSERYTPYLKLKRPQEILTIANQILGKNQLSLAKYLFIAAYEDNPALDIHNIVLFFTHILERIDTTRDLHFYTKTTIDTLDYTGEGLNSGSKVVFAAAGEKIRVLWNSLPANFEIPRPFNDKKLVMPGVLAVEAPAFSSYEDTQRLMLDYLKELERIDLNGIAMIVLCDDAKFTAENPHNFVWTTFTRSNPSHDIYGVGAFIEHKHWGCTGPVIIDARSKPHHAPPLIKDSTIEKKVDALGKKGGVLHGII is encoded by the coding sequence ATGGGTTATAAGAGTTTGGCCGAATGTGTACAAGATCTCGAACGACACGGACATTTAATACGAATAAAGGAAGAGATTGACCCTTATTTGGAAATGGCAGCTATCCATCTGCGAGTGTATGAGAAACAAGGGCCTGCAATATTATTTGAGCATGTAAAGGGAAGTAAATTTCCTGCTGTTTCGAATCTTTTTGGAACGCTAGATCGATCACGTTTTATGTTTCGTGATACCATAGATAAAATGAAGATGATGGTTGATTTGAAAATGGACCCTATGCGCGCTTTGAAGAAACCATGGAAGTATGCTGGGGTGTCGCTAAACGCGCTTTCTGCCTTACCCATGAAAGTAGGAAAGGGAAAAACTCCTGTCTTTCGTCATCAGACAACCATAAGTTCTCTACCTCAAATTGTGAATTGGCCAATGGATGGTGGACCGTTTATAACCATGCCGCAGGTTTACACAGAAGATATTTCCAGGCCCGGAATTATGCACGCGAATTTGGGTATGTATCGGATTCAATTGGCAGGGAATGAGTACATACAGGATGAGGAAGTGGGTTTGCATTATCAATTACATCGGGGAATAGGGATTCATCAGACGAAAGCAAATGAACAAGGTAGACCTTTAAAGGTGAGTATATTTATTGGTGGACCTCCAGCGCACCCGTTAGCAGCCGTGATGCCTTTGCCTGAGGGTTTGTCGGAAATGATTTTTGCTGGTGCTTTAGGTAATCGCAGATTTAGATATTTTTATGATGATGAAGGCTTTTGTGTTTCTGCTGATGCTGACTTCGTCATTACTGGTACGGTATACCCTCATGAAAATAAACCTGAGGGCCCTTTTGGTGACCATATTGGTTATTACAGCCTAACGCATCCATTTCCATTAATGAAAGTACACAAGGTGTATCACAGGCGTGACGCTATCTGGTCGTTTACTGTTGTAGGCCGGCCTCCACAGGAAGATACGAGTTTTGGTGAATTGATACATGAGATTAGTGGTCCTGCTATACCAAAGGAGATTCATGGCCTACATGCAGTACATGCGGTGGATGCTGCTGGAGTTCACCCATTATTATTCGCCATTGGTTCTGAACGTTATACTCCCTATCTGAAACTGAAAAGACCACAGGAAATTTTGACAATAGCTAATCAGATTCTGGGGAAAAATCAATTGAGCTTAGCTAAATATTTATTTATAGCCGCATATGAAGATAATCCAGCGTTAGATATACATAATATCGTATTATTTTTTACGCATATACTAGAACGGATTGACACGACGAGAGATTTACATTTTTATACAAAAACCACAATTGATACCTTAGATTATACGGGAGAGGGGCTTAACTCAGGGTCGAAGGTGGTTTTTGCGGCAGCAGGGGAGAAAATACGTGTTTTATGGAACAGCTTGCCAGCTAACTTTGAAATACCTAGGCCTTTCAATGATAAAAAGCTCGTGATGCCAGGCGTATTAGCGGTAGAGGCTCCTGCGTTTTCTTCTTATGAAGATACTCAGCGTTTGATGCTAGACTATCTGAAAGAACTTGAACGAATTGATTTAAATGGTATAGCAATGATTGTGCTTTGTGATGACGCTAAATTTACTGCGGAAAATCCACATAACTTTGTTTGGACTACATTTACAAGAAGTAATCCTTCTCATGATATATACGGCGTTGGAGCTTTTATTGAACACAAGCACTGGGGTTGTACAGGTCCGGTAATCATAGATGCTAGGAGTAAGCCCCATCATGCGCCACCGTTAATTAAGGATTCAACGATTGAGAAAAAGGTAGACGCCCTGGGAAAGAAAGGTGGGGTGTTACATGGAATCATCTGA